One Silene latifolia isolate original U9 population chromosome 4, ASM4854445v1, whole genome shotgun sequence DNA segment encodes these proteins:
- the LOC141651873 gene encoding uncharacterized protein LOC141651873, translated as MVLLLRAFSAFSNASGLKMNSHKSCAYFNGVNHRLKGEILSISGFVEGKLPFKYLGVPITAGRLKVTDCAVLIDKIVDRIRSLVAKKLSYAGRLVLVQSVLTTMHTYWASMFILPKGVINRVDSICRNYLWEGGTKFQRVPMISWQRVCSPKKEGGLGLKDSGLWNIANIGKLVWWMATKPDKLWVQWVYHIYMKGMPWHTYTPSADTSWHWRKVCHVRDIIQAGFVDEYWIIGNGAYTVSGCYNWLREKRIQVDWYNSIWNTVAAPKHSFMAWLITNQALRLKDRLYCYNVSTDDLCCICALSPETHEHLFQECLYAQQVLKFVLCRLGIQLRGSDILKQIARRRWSSGRKHVTTTAILAVWYMIWMQRNNARLTHQVISPWVLAGQILNSVKSRIQVCKSKSFSIRDGQWLSKVHMM; from the coding sequence ATGGTGCTACTCTTAAGAGCTTTCTCTGCTTTTTCTAATGCCTCTGGCCTGAAAATGAACTCTCACAAATCCTGTGCTTATTTTAATGGAGTGAACCACAGGCTCAAAGGGGAAATTCTTTCTATCTCTGGTTTTGTGGAGGGTAAGCTGCCTTTTAAATATCTTGGAGTACCAATAACTGCTGGAAGATTGAAAGTGACTGACTGTGCAGTGCTAATAGATAAGATAGTGGACAGAATCAGGAGTCTGGTTGCGAAGAAACTCTCCTATGCTGGCAGACTTGTCCTGGTTCAATCAGTCCTCACTACCATGCACACTTACTGGGCTTCAATGTTTATTTTACCAAAAGGAGTTATTAATAGGGTGGACTCTATTTGTAGGAACTATCTTTGGGAAGGAGGGACTAAATTCCAAAGAGTTCCTATGATTTCTTGGCAGAGAGTTTGCTCACCAAAGAAGGAAGGAGGTCTTGGTTTGAAAGATAGTGGGTTATGGAATATTGCTAATATTGGTAAGCTTGTATGGTGGATGGCCACTAAACCTGATAAACTTTGGGTGCAATGGGTTTATCACATTTATATGAAAGGCATGCCTTGGCATACTTATACTCCTTCTGCAGATACGAGTTGGCATTGGAGGAAAGTTTGCCATGTCAGGGACATTATCCAGGCAGGATTTGTGGATGAATACTGGATCATTGGTAATGGTGCATATACTGTTAGTGGTTGCTATAACTGGCTGAGGGAGAAAAGGATACAGGTGGATTGGTACAATTCTATCTGGAATACTGTTGCTGCTCCTAAACACTCATTCATGGCGTGGTTAATTACAAATCAGGCCTTGAGATTGAAAGATAGACTGTACTGTTACAATGTTTCTACTGATGATTTGTGTTGCATCTGTGCACTCAGCCCTGAGACTCATGAACATCTATTTCAGGAGTGCCTGTATGCTCAACAGGTCTTGAAGTTTGTCCTCTGCAGATTAGGGATCCAACTGCGGGGCAGTGACATTCTCAAACAGATTGCACGAAGAAGATGGAGCTCTGGGAGGAAGCATGTGACCACAACTGCAATTCTGGCAGTGTGGTACATGATTTGGATGCAACGTAACAATGCTCGACTAACACATCAGGTTATTTCCCCTTGGGTGTTAGCTGGGCAGATCCTTAATAGTGTTAAAAGTAGAATTCAAGTTTGTAAGTCAAAGTCTTTCTCTATTAGAGATGGGCAATGGTTGTCTAAGGTGCATATGATGTAA
- the LOC141651874 gene encoding uncharacterized protein LOC141651874: MNKVGLFGLLETKIKALSLNSLNGIVVDGWSISTNNKWHKGSRIWILWNPNIFLIDFVDYSAQCINMRVTERNSNKNFCLSMIYAFNDITDRRCLWGQLVQFAATIHEPWVVCGDFNCVLSPSKRLGGDSTTAEIDEFQQCLDRCNLVDSPAMGSFFTWNNKQEVSTRVYSRLDRVLINTEWSMEMSSMCANFLPEGTFDHTPCLIQKLGSNDSCRKPFKYYSMWG; this comes from the coding sequence ATGAACAAGGTGGGATTGTTTGGGCTCCTTGAGACAAAGATCAAAGCTTTGTCTCTAAATAGTTTAAATGGAATAGTAGTTGATGGCTGGAGCATTTCTACTAATAATAAGTGGCATAAGGGGAGTAGAATTTGGATCCTCTGGAACCCTAATATTTTTCTTATTGATTTTGTTGACTATTCTGCTCAGTGCATCAACATGAGAGTGACTGAGAGGAATTCCAATAAGAATTTTTGTCTGTCTATGATATATGCCTTTAATGATATTACTGATAGACGTTGTCTTTGGGGGCAATTAGTTCAATTTGCAGCTACAATTCATGAACCTTGGGTTGTGTGTGGAGATTTTAACTGTGTTCTTTCCCCTTCTAAAAGGTTGGGGGGAGATAGTACAACTGCAGAGATTGATGAGTTTCAACAATGTTTAGATAGGTGTAACCTGGTGGATAGTCCAGCTATGGGATCCTTTTTTACCTGGAATAATAAGCAGGAAGTATCCACTAGAGTCTATAGTAGATTGGACAGGGTGTTAATTAATACTGAATGGAGTATGGAAATGAGTAGTATGTGTGCCAATTTTCTCCCTGAAGGGACCTTTGATCACACCCCTTGTCTGATTCAGAAGCTAGGCAGCAATGATAGCTGTAGGAAACCCTTCAAATATTATAGTATGTGGGGGTAA